One Anthonomus grandis grandis chromosome 12, icAntGran1.3, whole genome shotgun sequence DNA window includes the following coding sequences:
- the LOC126743109 gene encoding uncharacterized protein LOC126743109 translates to MKPSSRCSCDKATYYSNGVLVGNWLEERVGSYKKNRYNHVSIYNYDFTPKKAIDKAENEDLRNRIQIKSEHGDNIDSGGKSDEGPNYFDNFVTTYDLAYQYFPRWIPGTINRVMRFRLLKYEPTEEYLNPFGNLTTRNHLTDEKQEEWVCDVLDPRRPTTSIAKADYIKYDTQAYKVQKWPLIKPVKIKCGIATETVYRPWPPDHPRSLENRVNPITWEGGAEPDNENNCVCKP, encoded by the exons ATGAAGCCATCTTCCCGTTGTTCTTGCGATAAGGCGACTTATTATTCAAATGGAGTCCTCGTAGGCAACTGGTTGGAAGAACGTGTGGGGAGCTACAAAAAGAATCGATACAATCATGTGAGCATCTACAACTACGATTTTACTCCTAAAAAAGCTATAGATAAAGCAGAAAACGAGGATTTAAGAAATAGGATTCAAATTAAGTCAGAGCATGGGGATAATATAGACTCGGGCGGGAAAAGTGATGAAggaccaaactattttgataattttgtcaCCACTTATGATTTGGCTTATCAGTATTTTCCAAGGTGGATACCTGGGACTATTAATAGAGTTATGAG ATTTCGCTTACTTAAATACGAACCAACCGAAGAATACTTAAACCCTTTTGGCAACTTAACAACAAGAAACCACCTCACTGATGAGAAGCAAGAAGAATGGGTGTGCGATGTATTGGATCCAAGAAGACCGACAACGTCAATCGCCAAAGCTGATTATATTAAATACGACACCCAAGCTTATAAAGTGCAAAAGTGGCCTTTAATAAAACCTGTGAAAATAAAATGCGGGATTGCCACAGAGACTGTTTACCGACCGTGGCCTCCGGATCATCCGCGAAGTTTAGAAAATAGGGTTAACCCTATAACTTGGGAGGGAGGAGCTGAACCTGATAATGAAAACAATTGTGTTTGTAagccttaa
- the LOC126743257 gene encoding sialin-like isoform X4, producing the protein MRFSCKRVPVRFWVIALLALARFSFMSMTLGFQASWTMFTEEKITIRYWPFCKLSEEERQFKTDLKSFGIWFNITNPDCGPRYKWKGSHKAIIDNVQLFGQMVGSIPSGIFVSSVGYPLYLLIYCSIVLSILNALRGTFVALQWELLLVNEFFLGVHLGASYPAIGQWTARWAPTNERAIFEATHLGNAIGSTMMKKMSHYLGPHIGYRGLYYYNSGLTLILAILCFLVGGDDPETHRWISNEELHLIKLSQRQKVTRTKCYPPFKHILTSAAFWSLNILYFGMMVANMYFFSRVFYQFLYEFVGINKETLDLVNLLPYASCVFGNIISAGLDRFLRSRNITSEKIIGQIFTVVSHILSGVIIIIIGVAYCNVIYIIALITIGYACTGASVVSCYRNYLDIAPNFAGFMYGIMHFFGVTTRLIVPRFMNYVFMFNRGVLGWSIIFLLGGGCVAGTGIIYLFFGTTTCQWWNLKLADQFSVYKKRGSTEEESEDNPSQKSKGVQKDEADRAPESTSSKPSTKEVNTQSPPSTEKVPKRSFWGRS; encoded by the exons ATGCGTTTTTCTTGTAAAAGAGTTCCTGTTCGTTTCTGGGTAATAGCTTTATTGGCCCTAGCTagattttcatttatgtctATGACACTCGGTTTCCAAGCAAGCTGGACTATGTTTACCGAAGAAAAAATTACCATAAGATATTGGCCATTTTGCAAGTTATCAGAGGAGGAGAGGCAATTTAAAACTGACTTAAAGTCTTTTGGTATTTGGTTTAATATTACGAATCCAGATTGTG GACCTAGATATAAATGGAAAGGATCCCACAAAGCAATCATTGATAACGTACAGTTATTTGGCCAAATGGTAGGATCTATACCTAGTGGTATTTTTGTTAGCAGCGTCGGTTACCCGCTTTACTTATTGATATACTGCAGCATAGTATTATCGATACTAAATGCTTTAAGAGGAACATTTGTTGCACTGCAGTGGGAATTACTGCttgtaaatgaattttttttaggggTGCATTTAGGAGCAAGTTATCCCGCTATAGGTCAATGGACAGCaag ATGGGCTCCCACAAATGAACGTGCGATTTTCGAAGCGACTCATCTGGGTAATGCTATTGGCTCTACCATGATGAAAAAAATGTCACATTATCTAGGACCACATATCGGATATCGAGgactttattattacaattcaGGATTAACGCTTATTCTTGCTATATTATGTTTTCTCGTAG gaggGGATGACCCAGAAACTCATAGATGGATAAGCAATGAAGAATTACACTTAATTAAACTTTCCCAAAGGCAAAAAGTGACGCGCACTAAATGTTATCCaccatttaaacatattttaacttCAGCGGCATTTTGGTCTCTTAACATTTTATACTTTGGAATGATGGTTgctaacatgtactttttttcgCGTGTATTTTATCAATTCTTATACGAATTTGTTGGaattaataaagaaactttGGACTTGGTTAACCTTCTTCCATATGCTA GTTGCGTATTTGGAAATATTATATCGGCCGGCTTAGATAGATTCCTAAGATCCAGAAACATCACAAGCGAAAAAATTATAGGTCAAATATTTACTGTTGTATCACACATACTGAGTggagttattattattataattggaGTGGCATATTGTaatgttatatatattattgcCTTGATAACTATTGGCTATGCCTGTACCGGTGCTTCAGTGGTCAGCTGCTATCGAAATTATCTGGATATTGCTCCGAATTTCGCAGGATTTATGTATGGAATTATGCACTTTTTTGGTGTTACCACAA GACTAATAGTTCCCAGATTTATGAATTATGTCTTTATGTTTAATCGGGGTGTGCTCGGATGGtccataatttttcttttgggtGGTGGATGTGTTGCGGGAACTGGCATTATATACCTTTTTTTTGGAACTACAACATGTCAATGGTGGAATTTGAAGCTAGCTGATCAGTTTAGTGTATATAAGAAAAGAGGATCGACCGAAGAAGAATCTGAAGATAATCCTTCTCAAAAAAGTAAAGGGGTTCAAAAAGATGAAGCCGATAGG GCGCCAGAAAGTACGAGCTCCAAGCCAAGCACTAAAGAAGTCAATACGCAATCA cCACCTAGTACTGAAAAAGTACCAAAGAGAAGCTTTTGGGGACGG
- the LOC126743257 gene encoding sialin-like isoform X2, with product MRFSCKRVPVRFWVIALLALARFSFMSMTLGFQASWTMFTEEKITIRYWPFCKLSEEERQFKTDLKSFGIWFNITNPDCGPRYKWKGSHKAIIDNVQLFGQMVGSIPSGIFVSSVGYPLYLLIYCSIVLSILNALRGTFVALQWELLLVNEFFLGVHLGASYPAIGQWTARWAPTNERAIFEATHLGNAIGSTMMKKMSHYLGPHIGYRGLYYYNSGLTLILAILCFLVGGDDPETHRWISNEELHLIKLSQRQKVTRTKCYPPFKHILTSAAFWSLNILYFGMMVANMYFFSRVFYQFLYEFVGINKETLDLVNLLPYASCVFGNIISAGLDRFLRSRNITSEKIIGQIFTVVSHILSGVIIIIIGVAYCNVIYIIALITIGYACTGASVVSCYRNYLDIAPNFAGFMYGIMHFFGVTTRLIVPRFMNYVFMFNRGVLGWSIIFLLGGGCVAGTGIIYLFFGTTTCQWWNLKLADQFSVYKKRGSTEEESEDNPSQKSKGVQKDEADRAPESTSSKPSTKEVNTQSPPSTEKVPKRSFWGRAPESTSSKPSTKEVNTQSPPSTEKVPKRSFWGRS from the exons ATGCGTTTTTCTTGTAAAAGAGTTCCTGTTCGTTTCTGGGTAATAGCTTTATTGGCCCTAGCTagattttcatttatgtctATGACACTCGGTTTCCAAGCAAGCTGGACTATGTTTACCGAAGAAAAAATTACCATAAGATATTGGCCATTTTGCAAGTTATCAGAGGAGGAGAGGCAATTTAAAACTGACTTAAAGTCTTTTGGTATTTGGTTTAATATTACGAATCCAGATTGTG GACCTAGATATAAATGGAAAGGATCCCACAAAGCAATCATTGATAACGTACAGTTATTTGGCCAAATGGTAGGATCTATACCTAGTGGTATTTTTGTTAGCAGCGTCGGTTACCCGCTTTACTTATTGATATACTGCAGCATAGTATTATCGATACTAAATGCTTTAAGAGGAACATTTGTTGCACTGCAGTGGGAATTACTGCttgtaaatgaattttttttaggggTGCATTTAGGAGCAAGTTATCCCGCTATAGGTCAATGGACAGCaag ATGGGCTCCCACAAATGAACGTGCGATTTTCGAAGCGACTCATCTGGGTAATGCTATTGGCTCTACCATGATGAAAAAAATGTCACATTATCTAGGACCACATATCGGATATCGAGgactttattattacaattcaGGATTAACGCTTATTCTTGCTATATTATGTTTTCTCGTAG gaggGGATGACCCAGAAACTCATAGATGGATAAGCAATGAAGAATTACACTTAATTAAACTTTCCCAAAGGCAAAAAGTGACGCGCACTAAATGTTATCCaccatttaaacatattttaacttCAGCGGCATTTTGGTCTCTTAACATTTTATACTTTGGAATGATGGTTgctaacatgtactttttttcgCGTGTATTTTATCAATTCTTATACGAATTTGTTGGaattaataaagaaactttGGACTTGGTTAACCTTCTTCCATATGCTA GTTGCGTATTTGGAAATATTATATCGGCCGGCTTAGATAGATTCCTAAGATCCAGAAACATCACAAGCGAAAAAATTATAGGTCAAATATTTACTGTTGTATCACACATACTGAGTggagttattattattataattggaGTGGCATATTGTaatgttatatatattattgcCTTGATAACTATTGGCTATGCCTGTACCGGTGCTTCAGTGGTCAGCTGCTATCGAAATTATCTGGATATTGCTCCGAATTTCGCAGGATTTATGTATGGAATTATGCACTTTTTTGGTGTTACCACAA GACTAATAGTTCCCAGATTTATGAATTATGTCTTTATGTTTAATCGGGGTGTGCTCGGATGGtccataatttttcttttgggtGGTGGATGTGTTGCGGGAACTGGCATTATATACCTTTTTTTTGGAACTACAACATGTCAATGGTGGAATTTGAAGCTAGCTGATCAGTTTAGTGTATATAAGAAAAGAGGATCGACCGAAGAAGAATCTGAAGATAATCCTTCTCAAAAAAGTAAAGGGGTTCAAAAAGATGAAGCCGATAGG GCGCCAGAAAGTACGAGCTCCAAGCCAAGCACTAAAGAAGTTAATACGCAATCA cCACCTAGTACTGAAAAAGTACCAAAGAGAAGCTTTTGGGGACGG GCGCCAGAAAGTACGAGCTCCAAGCCAAGCACTAAAGAAGTCAATACGCAATCA cCACCTAGTACTGAAAAAGTACCAAAGAGAAGCTTTTGGGGACGG
- the LOC126743257 gene encoding sialin-like isoform X5, with amino-acid sequence MRFSCKRVPVRFWVIALLALARFSFMSMTLGFQASWTMFTEEKITIRYWPFCKLSEEERQFKTDLKSFGIWFNITNPDCGPRYKWKGSHKAIIDNVQLFGQMVGSIPSGIFVSSVGYPLYLLIYCSIVLSILNALRGTFVALQWELLLVNEFFLGVHLGASYPAIGQWTARWAPTNERAIFEATHLGNAIGSTMMKKMSHYLGPHIGYRGLYYYNSGLTLILAILCFLVGGDDPETHRWISNEELHLIKLSQRQKVTRTKCYPPFKHILTSAAFWSLNILYFGMMVANMYFFSRVFYQFLYEFVGINKETLDLVNLLPYASCVFGNIISAGLDRFLRSRNITSEKIIGQIFTVVSHILSGVIIIIIGVAYCNVIYIIALITIGYACTGASVVSCYRNYLDIAPNFAGFMYGIMHFFGVTTRLIVPRFMNYVFMFNRGVLGWSIIFLLGGGCVAGTGIIYLFFGTTTCQWWNLKLADQFSVYKKRGSTEEESEDNPSQKSKGVQKDEADRAPESTSSKPSTKEVNTQSPPSTEKVPKRSFWGRS; translated from the exons ATGCGTTTTTCTTGTAAAAGAGTTCCTGTTCGTTTCTGGGTAATAGCTTTATTGGCCCTAGCTagattttcatttatgtctATGACACTCGGTTTCCAAGCAAGCTGGACTATGTTTACCGAAGAAAAAATTACCATAAGATATTGGCCATTTTGCAAGTTATCAGAGGAGGAGAGGCAATTTAAAACTGACTTAAAGTCTTTTGGTATTTGGTTTAATATTACGAATCCAGATTGTG GACCTAGATATAAATGGAAAGGATCCCACAAAGCAATCATTGATAACGTACAGTTATTTGGCCAAATGGTAGGATCTATACCTAGTGGTATTTTTGTTAGCAGCGTCGGTTACCCGCTTTACTTATTGATATACTGCAGCATAGTATTATCGATACTAAATGCTTTAAGAGGAACATTTGTTGCACTGCAGTGGGAATTACTGCttgtaaatgaattttttttaggggTGCATTTAGGAGCAAGTTATCCCGCTATAGGTCAATGGACAGCaag ATGGGCTCCCACAAATGAACGTGCGATTTTCGAAGCGACTCATCTGGGTAATGCTATTGGCTCTACCATGATGAAAAAAATGTCACATTATCTAGGACCACATATCGGATATCGAGgactttattattacaattcaGGATTAACGCTTATTCTTGCTATATTATGTTTTCTCGTAG gaggGGATGACCCAGAAACTCATAGATGGATAAGCAATGAAGAATTACACTTAATTAAACTTTCCCAAAGGCAAAAAGTGACGCGCACTAAATGTTATCCaccatttaaacatattttaacttCAGCGGCATTTTGGTCTCTTAACATTTTATACTTTGGAATGATGGTTgctaacatgtactttttttcgCGTGTATTTTATCAATTCTTATACGAATTTGTTGGaattaataaagaaactttGGACTTGGTTAACCTTCTTCCATATGCTA GTTGCGTATTTGGAAATATTATATCGGCCGGCTTAGATAGATTCCTAAGATCCAGAAACATCACAAGCGAAAAAATTATAGGTCAAATATTTACTGTTGTATCACACATACTGAGTggagttattattattataattggaGTGGCATATTGTaatgttatatatattattgcCTTGATAACTATTGGCTATGCCTGTACCGGTGCTTCAGTGGTCAGCTGCTATCGAAATTATCTGGATATTGCTCCGAATTTCGCAGGATTTATGTATGGAATTATGCACTTTTTTGGTGTTACCACAA GACTAATAGTTCCCAGATTTATGAATTATGTCTTTATGTTTAATCGGGGTGTGCTCGGATGGtccataatttttcttttgggtGGTGGATGTGTTGCGGGAACTGGCATTATATACCTTTTTTTTGGAACTACAACATGTCAATGGTGGAATTTGAAGCTAGCTGATCAGTTTAGTGTATATAAGAAAAGAGGATCGACCGAAGAAGAATCTGAAGATAATCCTTCTCAAAAAAGTAAAGGGGTTCAAAAAGATGAAGCCGATAGG GCGCCAGAAAGTACGAGCTCCAAGCCAAGCACTAAAGAAGTTAATACGCAATCA cCACCTAGTACTGAAAAAGTACCAAAGAGAAGCTTTTGGGGACGG
- the LOC126743257 gene encoding sialin-like isoform X1, protein MRFSCKRVPVRFWVIALLALARFSFMSMTLGFQASWTMFTEEKITIRYWPFCKLSEEERQFKTDLKSFGIWFNITNPDCGPRYKWKGSHKAIIDNVQLFGQMVGSIPSGIFVSSVGYPLYLLIYCSIVLSILNALRGTFVALQWELLLVNEFFLGVHLGASYPAIGQWTARWAPTNERAIFEATHLGNAIGSTMMKKMSHYLGPHIGYRGLYYYNSGLTLILAILCFLVGGDDPETHRWISNEELHLIKLSQRQKVTRTKCYPPFKHILTSAAFWSLNILYFGMMVANMYFFSRVFYQFLYEFVGINKETLDLVNLLPYASCVFGNIISAGLDRFLRSRNITSEKIIGQIFTVVSHILSGVIIIIIGVAYCNVIYIIALITIGYACTGASVVSCYRNYLDIAPNFAGFMYGIMHFFGVTTRLIVPRFMNYVFMFNRGVLGWSIIFLLGGGCVAGTGIIYLFFGTTTCQWWNLKLADQFSVYKKRGSTEEESEDNPSQKSKGVQKDEADRAPESTSSKPSTKEVNTQSPPSTEKVPKRSFWGRAPESTSSKPSTKEVNTQSPPSTEKVPKRSFWGRVASI, encoded by the exons ATGCGTTTTTCTTGTAAAAGAGTTCCTGTTCGTTTCTGGGTAATAGCTTTATTGGCCCTAGCTagattttcatttatgtctATGACACTCGGTTTCCAAGCAAGCTGGACTATGTTTACCGAAGAAAAAATTACCATAAGATATTGGCCATTTTGCAAGTTATCAGAGGAGGAGAGGCAATTTAAAACTGACTTAAAGTCTTTTGGTATTTGGTTTAATATTACGAATCCAGATTGTG GACCTAGATATAAATGGAAAGGATCCCACAAAGCAATCATTGATAACGTACAGTTATTTGGCCAAATGGTAGGATCTATACCTAGTGGTATTTTTGTTAGCAGCGTCGGTTACCCGCTTTACTTATTGATATACTGCAGCATAGTATTATCGATACTAAATGCTTTAAGAGGAACATTTGTTGCACTGCAGTGGGAATTACTGCttgtaaatgaattttttttaggggTGCATTTAGGAGCAAGTTATCCCGCTATAGGTCAATGGACAGCaag ATGGGCTCCCACAAATGAACGTGCGATTTTCGAAGCGACTCATCTGGGTAATGCTATTGGCTCTACCATGATGAAAAAAATGTCACATTATCTAGGACCACATATCGGATATCGAGgactttattattacaattcaGGATTAACGCTTATTCTTGCTATATTATGTTTTCTCGTAG gaggGGATGACCCAGAAACTCATAGATGGATAAGCAATGAAGAATTACACTTAATTAAACTTTCCCAAAGGCAAAAAGTGACGCGCACTAAATGTTATCCaccatttaaacatattttaacttCAGCGGCATTTTGGTCTCTTAACATTTTATACTTTGGAATGATGGTTgctaacatgtactttttttcgCGTGTATTTTATCAATTCTTATACGAATTTGTTGGaattaataaagaaactttGGACTTGGTTAACCTTCTTCCATATGCTA GTTGCGTATTTGGAAATATTATATCGGCCGGCTTAGATAGATTCCTAAGATCCAGAAACATCACAAGCGAAAAAATTATAGGTCAAATATTTACTGTTGTATCACACATACTGAGTggagttattattattataattggaGTGGCATATTGTaatgttatatatattattgcCTTGATAACTATTGGCTATGCCTGTACCGGTGCTTCAGTGGTCAGCTGCTATCGAAATTATCTGGATATTGCTCCGAATTTCGCAGGATTTATGTATGGAATTATGCACTTTTTTGGTGTTACCACAA GACTAATAGTTCCCAGATTTATGAATTATGTCTTTATGTTTAATCGGGGTGTGCTCGGATGGtccataatttttcttttgggtGGTGGATGTGTTGCGGGAACTGGCATTATATACCTTTTTTTTGGAACTACAACATGTCAATGGTGGAATTTGAAGCTAGCTGATCAGTTTAGTGTATATAAGAAAAGAGGATCGACCGAAGAAGAATCTGAAGATAATCCTTCTCAAAAAAGTAAAGGGGTTCAAAAAGATGAAGCCGATAGG GCGCCAGAAAGTACGAGCTCCAAGCCAAGCACTAAAGAAGTTAATACGCAATCA cCACCTAGTACTGAAAAAGTACCAAAGAGAAGCTTTTGGGGACGG GCGCCAGAAAGTACGAGCTCCAAGCCAAGCACTAAAGAAGTCAATACGCAATCA cCACCTAGTACTGAAAAAGTACCAAAGAGAAGCTTTTGGGGACGG GTCGCatccatttaa
- the LOC126743257 gene encoding sialin-like isoform X3 has protein sequence MRFSCKRVPVRFWVIALLALARFSFMSMTLGFQASWTMFTEEKITIRYWPFCKLSEEERQFKTDLKSFGIWFNITNPDCGPRYKWKGSHKAIIDNVQLFGQMVGSIPSGIFVSSVGYPLYLLIYCSIVLSILNALRGTFVALQWELLLVNEFFLGVHLGASYPAIGQWTARWAPTNERAIFEATHLGNAIGSTMMKKMSHYLGPHIGYRGLYYYNSGLTLILAILCFLVGGDDPETHRWISNEELHLIKLSQRQKVTRTKCYPPFKHILTSAAFWSLNILYFGMMVANMYFFSRVFYQFLYEFVGINKETLDLVNLLPYASCVFGNIISAGLDRFLRSRNITSEKIIGQIFTVVSHILSGVIIIIIGVAYCNVIYIIALITIGYACTGASVVSCYRNYLDIAPNFAGFMYGIMHFFGVTTRLIVPRFMNYVFMFNRGVLGWSIIFLLGGGCVAGTGIIYLFFGTTTCQWWNLKLADQFSVYKKRGSTEEESEDNPSQKSKGVQKDEADRAPESTSSKPSTKEVNTQSPPSTEKVPKRSFWGRVASI, from the exons ATGCGTTTTTCTTGTAAAAGAGTTCCTGTTCGTTTCTGGGTAATAGCTTTATTGGCCCTAGCTagattttcatttatgtctATGACACTCGGTTTCCAAGCAAGCTGGACTATGTTTACCGAAGAAAAAATTACCATAAGATATTGGCCATTTTGCAAGTTATCAGAGGAGGAGAGGCAATTTAAAACTGACTTAAAGTCTTTTGGTATTTGGTTTAATATTACGAATCCAGATTGTG GACCTAGATATAAATGGAAAGGATCCCACAAAGCAATCATTGATAACGTACAGTTATTTGGCCAAATGGTAGGATCTATACCTAGTGGTATTTTTGTTAGCAGCGTCGGTTACCCGCTTTACTTATTGATATACTGCAGCATAGTATTATCGATACTAAATGCTTTAAGAGGAACATTTGTTGCACTGCAGTGGGAATTACTGCttgtaaatgaattttttttaggggTGCATTTAGGAGCAAGTTATCCCGCTATAGGTCAATGGACAGCaag ATGGGCTCCCACAAATGAACGTGCGATTTTCGAAGCGACTCATCTGGGTAATGCTATTGGCTCTACCATGATGAAAAAAATGTCACATTATCTAGGACCACATATCGGATATCGAGgactttattattacaattcaGGATTAACGCTTATTCTTGCTATATTATGTTTTCTCGTAG gaggGGATGACCCAGAAACTCATAGATGGATAAGCAATGAAGAATTACACTTAATTAAACTTTCCCAAAGGCAAAAAGTGACGCGCACTAAATGTTATCCaccatttaaacatattttaacttCAGCGGCATTTTGGTCTCTTAACATTTTATACTTTGGAATGATGGTTgctaacatgtactttttttcgCGTGTATTTTATCAATTCTTATACGAATTTGTTGGaattaataaagaaactttGGACTTGGTTAACCTTCTTCCATATGCTA GTTGCGTATTTGGAAATATTATATCGGCCGGCTTAGATAGATTCCTAAGATCCAGAAACATCACAAGCGAAAAAATTATAGGTCAAATATTTACTGTTGTATCACACATACTGAGTggagttattattattataattggaGTGGCATATTGTaatgttatatatattattgcCTTGATAACTATTGGCTATGCCTGTACCGGTGCTTCAGTGGTCAGCTGCTATCGAAATTATCTGGATATTGCTCCGAATTTCGCAGGATTTATGTATGGAATTATGCACTTTTTTGGTGTTACCACAA GACTAATAGTTCCCAGATTTATGAATTATGTCTTTATGTTTAATCGGGGTGTGCTCGGATGGtccataatttttcttttgggtGGTGGATGTGTTGCGGGAACTGGCATTATATACCTTTTTTTTGGAACTACAACATGTCAATGGTGGAATTTGAAGCTAGCTGATCAGTTTAGTGTATATAAGAAAAGAGGATCGACCGAAGAAGAATCTGAAGATAATCCTTCTCAAAAAAGTAAAGGGGTTCAAAAAGATGAAGCCGATAGG GCGCCAGAAAGTACGAGCTCCAAGCCAAGCACTAAAGAAGTCAATACGCAATCA cCACCTAGTACTGAAAAAGTACCAAAGAGAAGCTTTTGGGGACGG GTCGCatccatttaa